From Halococcus hamelinensis 100A6, one genomic window encodes:
- a CDS encoding iron-sulfur cluster assembly protein yields the protein MAATAQPTTDDVRARLSAVDDPELDESIVDLEYVHDLTIDGSEVLVTLVLPTAWCSPAFAWMMATGARDELEALPEVTTATVTLDDHMHAREINRGVNERLDFETVFEDAEDDIEAVRRTLAEKARVSRQYRAVDALLDAGLDAAQVVALTREDIDVEHGTDDALVYLADDAFAVCVPADPLADHLEKAVEVGLVREPTDRIFATVEEEPIEADDLAHEQRRARLTGATISGQGTICEGLDRARKLKGD from the coding sequence ATGGCCGCCACTGCTCAGCCGACGACCGACGACGTTCGCGCGCGGCTCTCGGCGGTCGACGACCCCGAACTCGACGAGTCTATCGTCGACCTCGAGTACGTCCACGACCTCACGATCGACGGGTCGGAGGTACTGGTGACGCTCGTGTTGCCGACGGCGTGGTGCTCGCCGGCGTTCGCGTGGATGATGGCGACCGGCGCGCGCGACGAACTCGAAGCCCTGCCCGAGGTGACGACCGCGACGGTCACCCTCGACGACCACATGCACGCGAGGGAGATCAACCGCGGCGTCAACGAACGGCTCGACTTCGAGACGGTCTTCGAGGACGCCGAGGACGACATCGAGGCGGTCCGTCGAACCCTCGCCGAGAAGGCGCGCGTGAGCCGCCAGTACCGTGCCGTCGACGCGCTGCTCGATGCGGGGCTCGACGCGGCACAGGTCGTCGCCCTCACCCGCGAGGACATCGACGTCGAGCACGGGACGGACGACGCGCTGGTCTATCTCGCCGACGACGCGTTCGCCGTGTGCGTCCCGGCCGACCCGCTCGCCGACCACCTCGAAAAAGCGGTCGAGGTCGGGCTCGTCCGGGAGCCGACCGACCGGATCTTCGCCACCGTCGAGGAGGAGCCGATCGAGGCCGACGACCTCGCCCACGAACAGCGCCGCGCACGGCTGACGGGCGCGACCATCTCCGGACAGGGAACCATCTGTGAGGGGCTCGATCGGGCGCGAAAACTGAAGGGCGACTAG